The window CGAACTCGAAGTTGCCGCGCACGAAAGACGTAGCGCAACCGCCCGGGATGTTGTGCCGTTCCACCAGCAGGGTTCGACTGCCGCCACGCTGCAAGGCGGTCGCGGCGGTCAATCCGGCGTTGCCAGCGCCGATCACGACGGCGTCATAGTGCTTCATGCTCTTCCCCTTAACTTATCAGCGCTAAGATCACGATAAAAAAACACACCGGGCGGGTATGCCTCCGTTCGCATGGACAAGCGACGTCGGCGTTGTTGTGGCGCACAGGCTACGAAGAACATCTTAGCACTGTCAAGATACTTCACCATGCTAAGATCCAGGCCGTTCCGTGCCTTCGAATTCCCTGTTGTCGAGACCGTCCGCGCATGACCAAGACTTCCGCTCGCTCACGCGATACCTACCATGTGGGCAACCTGGCTCCGCAACTGCTCGACGCCGCCCGGCAGATGCTCGAGGAAGTGGGGCCAACCAAACTCTCGTTGCGGGCCGTATCGGAACGGGTTGGGGTCAGTTCCACAGCGGCGTACCACCACTACGCGAACCGTGCGGAACTCATCGGCCACCTGGCCGCCCAGGGTTTTCGCGAGCTGGGCAAGGTGCTGGTGATCAGGGATGCCGGCAGCGAAGGCGTGCAGAAACTGCGTAACGCGAGCCTGGCCTACTTCAGCTTCGCCCGCAGCAATCCGGCCCTCTACCAGCTGATGTTTGGCCCGGAGTTCGCCCACGGCGACATGATTACGGCGCTCAAGGTTGCGCGCGAGCAAGCCTTCGGTGAGCTCAAGCGCATCATCGCCGAGATTCTGGGGTTGGATGTGCAACACGCGGAGGTGCGTCGTGCCGCTCTCGCCGGCTGGTCCTATACCCACGGCCTGGCGTCGCTGGTGATCCACAACGTCCTGCACTTCCCGGTCGGGACCTCCGACGAGCGCTTCGTCGACAGCACCCTGCAGGGCTTTGCGCACCTATTCAAGATCGAGAACCGGAACTGACACTCAATCCGCAGGCACCGCCACCCTGAACGGCGGCGTCGCGCCTCAGACCACCTGCTGTATCGGCACGAACCGGCTGCAGTTTCGGCCGTCGTGCTTGGCCTGGTACAGGGCCCGGTCGGCATCGGCGAGCAAGGCGGCAGCAATGGATGGCGCCTCGCTGGCATCCGTCCCCAAGTGCGGTAGTTCCCCTGCCTCCAGGCTTGCCACACCCACGGACACCGTGACCCGGCCACAGTCACTGGTCTCGTGAACCTGATCCAGATTGTAGATGCACTGGACGATCTCCTCGGCCAGTTGACGAGCGCCCTCCGCCCCCGTTTCCGGCAGCAGCACGGCAAACTCCTCTCCCCCATATCGGGCCACCAGATCGGTCGCCCTGCGCACACAGCCCTTCAGCGCATGGGCGACACTGATCAGGCATTCATCCCCTTGCAAATGGCCATAGCGATCGTTGTAGCGCTTGAAGTAGTCGATATCGAGCAACATCACTGAAAACGCACTTTGATTACGCCGGGCACGCAACCACTCCCGCTCGATGCGCTGGTCCAGCAGCCGGCGGTTGGCCAAACCGGTCAGGCCATCGGTCTGGGCCAGCAGGCTGAGCTGGTCCATGGCCATCTTCAGGTTCAGGTGCGTCTTGACCCGGGCCGTGACGATCGCCGGCTTGACCGGCTTGCCAATGAAATCCACGGCCCCCAGTGCCAGGCCGGCCTCTTCCACCTGAGTTTCGGTGTGGCTGGTGATGAAGATGATGGGCACATCCTTGAGCAGCGGATCGGCCTTGAGCGTTTCGCACACCTGAAATCCACTCATGCCGGGCATTTCGGCATCGAGCAGGATCAGGTCCGGACGCATTTCCTGGACGATCTTCAGCGCCTGCTCGCCTCCGGTCGCGAAACGGATCTGGCCCAGGCCCTGGAGAATCCGGCTCAGCACGCGGATGGCGGAAATATCATCATCAACGATCAATAGGCTAGGTGAGGCTTGCATCGTGAGGGGCTCTCCAGTCACAAATCCGCGCGTTCGAGCATGTGCAGCGCTCGCTCGAACTCCAATTCCTCAATGGCCTGCCAAAGCTGTTCCACCAGCACCTGCCCGGCAGCGGCGCGCAATGCCGGCGCGGCCGCGGCGAACTGATCCAGCGCGGCCAGGTCGTGGCTTTCGAGCAAGGCATGCAAGCTCGCCAGGGCCTGCTGGGCCGCTTCCTGGTCCGTCTCGGTACTCGGCACCGCCAGCACGGGCTCCTGGACGTTGGCCGCCTGCTTGAACAGCAGTGAAAACGCCGCACTCAGGGCACTGAGCACCGGCTCGGCCCCGTGCCCATCGCGCAGCAGCGACTCGGCCTGCCCAGCCAACTGCCCCACCACGGTGGCGCCCAGCAGGCCCGCCACGCCGCGTAACTTGTGCAGGTCGGCAATCAACGGGCCGGGCTCCCCGGTACGCTGCAAGACCGCCTCGCTGTCGGCAAACCCGGCGAACTCATTGAAAAAGCGGCGGACCGAAGAACGGTACAACTGCACGTCATGACCGAACCGGCTGGCCGCCTCCCGGATATCGATCCCCTCGATCACGGGCCATTCCCCGTCGGGCTCATCCTGTGAGCTCGCGATGGTGCTGACCGCCACCGAGGTGCCACGCACCCGCTCGACGGCCCGCCGTATGGCACGAATCAACGCACTCGGTTCCAGCGGCTTGGTCAGGAAGTCATCCATGCCCGCCATCTCGGCCTGGCGTCGCTCCTCGGCCAGCGCTCCAGCGGTCAGCGCCAGCACCGGCAAGGTCTTCAAGCCCAACTCGTTGCGCAGCCGCCGCGTCGCTTCGTAGCCGTCCATCTCCGGCATTTGCACATCCATCAGCACCGCATCGAAGAAATCCGGGGCCTGGCGCAAGCGCTCCAGGGCCTGCAAGCCATTGATACAGGTCTGCACCTGGGCGCCCTGCTGTTCCAGCAGCAGGGTCGCCACTTCCAGGTTGATCTCGCTGTCGTCGACCAACAGCAGTTGCAGGCCACTCAGCCAGTGGGTCATGCCGGTATCCAGTCGCGTGGACTGCAGGACTCGTTCAGTGCTGCCCTGATACCGGGCAATACAGGCGTTGACCGCATTGAACAGCGCGGAGCTGTCCAGCGGCCTGGACAGCACCCGGTCGACTTGGTCATCGAGCGCCGCCTCGGCAGCGGACGGGGTCACCAGAATGACGGGCAGTTGCGTGCTTTCGCGCAAGCGCCGCAGGTCCTGCTCGACCGGGTCACGCCAATCGACCAGCAGCACATCCGGCAAGGGCCCCTGGGCCTGATGGCGCTCCTGAAGCAGCAGACGCAATGCCTGCTCGTCAGCCACACACGACACCCGCCAACCCAGGCCACGGCAGACCCGCTGCAGAGCCTGCGCCGAGGCCGCGTCGTCACTGAGCATCAGCACCTCCAGGCTGCCACCGGTGGTGGACGCCTCCAGCTCGCTCGAACAGACCTGGAAAGGCAACGAAACCTGGAACTCGCTGCCGCAGCCCAGCTCACTGCGCACCCGCACATGCCCGCCCATCTGCTCGGCCAGCCCACGCACGACGGACAGGCCCAGCCCGGTCCCGCCAAAGCGGCGAGTGGTGGAGGCATCCGCCTGGGTAAACGGCGTGAACAACTGGCCCAAGGCATCGGCCGCGATGCCACACCCGGTGTCCTGCACGTTGAAATGCAGCCAGCAGTGATCGGTGGCATCCGGCTCATGGCTGACGATCACCTCGACCCGCCCTTGCGTGGTGAACTTCAGGGCGTTGCCCACCAGGTTCATCAGGATCTGGTTGATCCGCAAGGCATCGCCAATCAGCAATCCGGGCAACTGGGTCGCCGCTTTGACGGCAAAACTCAACCCCTTCTGCTCGGCTTGCGCCGTGAACAGCTCACCCAGCTCGTCAAGCAGTTGCCGGGGGCTGAACGGATTGTGCTCCAGGCGCATCTCGCCCGCCTCGATCTTGGCGATGTCCAGGATGTCGTTGATGATGCCCAGCAAGGACCGGCCGGCAATCTGCAACTTGGTCAGCAACTGGCGCTGCTGCTCGTTCAAGGGGCTGTTCTGCAAGAGATGGGCGATGCCAATCACGGCGTTCATGGGCGTACGGATCTCATGGCTCATGTTTGCCAGGAACAGGCTCTTGGCCGCATTCGCCGCCTCCGCGCTGGCCTTGGCCGCCTGCAGTTCCGCGCTGTGGCGCAAGCGCTCGGTGATGTCCTGGGCGATGCCCAGATGACCGGTCAGTTCACCATCGGCGGTACGAATCGGGGTAATGACCATCGACACCTGCACCTGCGAGCGATCCTTGCGCACATAGGTCCACTGCCGGGTTTCGGAGCCTTGCAGGGCGGCCTTGTAGCAAAAGACATCGATGCCTGCGATGGGGATGCCGTATTCCTGGCTCAGTTCGGCCGAACGCGCCGCAACCTCTTCAGGCAGGTGGAAGTCCGTCGGTGTCTTGCGCTTGACCATCTCGGCATGGCGATAGCCCAACAGCAGTTCGGCGCCGCGGTTGAACACGACGATCTGCCCCTGTGTATCGGTGGCGATGATCGAAACCTCCGAGGACGCATCCAGCACCGCCTGCATCAACCCGGCGAGCCTGGACAGCTCGGCCGTGCGCTCGCTGACCTGCTTCTCGAGCTGGGCATTGAACTCCATCAGGTAGCGTTCGACCCGCTTGCGATCGGTGATGTCGTGCATCATCTTCGCCGCGCCCAGGATGGTGCCATCGGCCTCACGGATCAGGCTGCAGGTGATGGTCACATCGATCAGCCGGCCGTCCTTGTGCAGGCGCTGGGTTTCCAGGGTCGAGCCGCGATCACCGCGGGCGACCTGCTCCAGCAGCTGCTCGTCCTCGTGCACGCGTTCCACCGGTACCAACAGCGGCGCCAGGGGCTGCCCGAGCACTTCGTATTCGGTATAACCGAACATCTGCTCGGCGGCGCGGTTCCAGGTGATGATCCGGCCATCCAGCGCCTCACCGATGATCGCATCGCTGGAGTTCTCGACGATGGTCGCCAGTCGGGCCTGGCCGGCCAGGAATTGCTGCTTGCGCTGGCGCGAGATCAGCAACGTGCCGACCAGTCCCGTCAACAGGAAGCTGGCCGCTGCGCCGATGGCAAAGACCCGGCTTGCCGGTACCGGGTCCAGCGCGTCGACGAACGCCTGGTGGGCGCCTACCTCCATCCGCCAGTGCCGCCCATAGATCTCACGCTCGAAGGTATAGGTTTGCAGGACCTGGGGGTCCCGGCCATTCTCCGGGGTCTGATAGATCAGTTGCTGCGTATCACCAACATCGTAGAGTTTCAGATGCACCCGGTGACTCGGCGGGTCGAGGCTGGCCATGACCTCGCGCATGGTCAGGGGCGAATAGGTCCAGCCAATCAGGTTCTGCTCCCGCAGCGCCGCATCGACCGGGGTTTCCGGGGTGTTGTAGACCGGCAACAGGAATAGAAACGCGCGCTGGCTCTCCTGGGCATCCTGCTGCAGGGTGATGGGGGCGGTCAGCGTGGAAGCCCCCGTACGCATCGCCTGGACAGCCGCCTCGCGACGGCGGGTCTCCGAGGCGATGTCCAGCCCAAGGGCCTGGGAGTTGCCGGCCGGCGGATCGATGAACTGGATGATGAAGCGGTCTCCCGGATGGGAACCCAGGCGGGTGAACTTGAAGTCAGGTTGACCGTCCGCCCTGACGTTGCGCATGAAGGCATCTTCGCCATCAGGCGACACCCGGC of the Pseudomonas vanderleydeniana genome contains:
- a CDS encoding GGDEF domain-containing response regulator → MQASPSLLIVDDDISAIRVLSRILQGLGQIRFATGGEQALKIVQEMRPDLILLDAEMPGMSGFQVCETLKADPLLKDVPIIFITSHTETQVEEAGLALGAVDFIGKPVKPAIVTARVKTHLNLKMAMDQLSLLAQTDGLTGLANRRLLDQRIEREWLRARRNQSAFSVMLLDIDYFKRYNDRYGHLQGDECLISVAHALKGCVRRATDLVARYGGEEFAVLLPETGAEGARQLAEEIVQCIYNLDQVHETSDCGRVTVSVGVASLEAGELPHLGTDASEAPSIAAALLADADRALYQAKHDGRNCSRFVPIQQVV
- a CDS encoding CHASE domain-containing hybrid sensor histidine kinase/response regulator, whose amino-acid sequence is MLLAGLAASYVVSYQQAKTIESHVGSALKDAGEAIGDTLQTRLKLYEYRLRGMRGAIQMLNLDYVSNRQMARFGQGRDIEKEYPGARGFGFIRRVSPDGEDAFMRNVRADGQPDFKFTRLGSHPGDRFIIQFIDPPAGNSQALGLDIASETRRREAAVQAMRTGASTLTAPITLQQDAQESQRAFLFLLPVYNTPETPVDAALREQNLIGWTYSPLTMREVMASLDPPSHRVHLKLYDVGDTQQLIYQTPENGRDPQVLQTYTFEREIYGRHWRMEVGAHQAFVDALDPVPASRVFAIGAAASFLLTGLVGTLLISRQRKQQFLAGQARLATIVENSSDAIIGEALDGRIITWNRAAEQMFGYTEYEVLGQPLAPLLVPVERVHEDEQLLEQVARGDRGSTLETQRLHKDGRLIDVTITCSLIREADGTILGAAKMMHDITDRKRVERYLMEFNAQLEKQVSERTAELSRLAGLMQAVLDASSEVSIIATDTQGQIVVFNRGAELLLGYRHAEMVKRKTPTDFHLPEEVAARSAELSQEYGIPIAGIDVFCYKAALQGSETRQWTYVRKDRSQVQVSMVITPIRTADGELTGHLGIAQDITERLRHSAELQAAKASAEAANAAKSLFLANMSHEIRTPMNAVIGIAHLLQNSPLNEQQRQLLTKLQIAGRSLLGIINDILDIAKIEAGEMRLEHNPFSPRQLLDELGELFTAQAEQKGLSFAVKAATQLPGLLIGDALRINQILMNLVGNALKFTTQGRVEVIVSHEPDATDHCWLHFNVQDTGCGIAADALGQLFTPFTQADASTTRRFGGTGLGLSVVRGLAEQMGGHVRVRSELGCGSEFQVSLPFQVCSSELEASTTGGSLEVLMLSDDAASAQALQRVCRGLGWRVSCVADEQALRLLLQERHQAQGPLPDVLLVDWRDPVEQDLRRLRESTQLPVILVTPSAAEAALDDQVDRVLSRPLDSSALFNAVNACIARYQGSTERVLQSTRLDTGMTHWLSGLQLLLVDDSEINLEVATLLLEQQGAQVQTCINGLQALERLRQAPDFFDAVLMDVQMPEMDGYEATRRLRNELGLKTLPVLALTAGALAEERRQAEMAGMDDFLTKPLEPSALIRAIRRAVERVRGTSVAVSTIASSQDEPDGEWPVIEGIDIREAASRFGHDVQLYRSSVRRFFNEFAGFADSEAVLQRTGEPGPLIADLHKLRGVAGLLGATVVGQLAGQAESLLRDGHGAEPVLSALSAAFSLLFKQAANVQEPVLAVPSTETDQEAAQQALASLHALLESHDLAALDQFAAAAPALRAAAGQVLVEQLWQAIEELEFERALHMLERADL
- a CDS encoding TetR/AcrR family transcriptional regulator, with amino-acid sequence MTKTSARSRDTYHVGNLAPQLLDAARQMLEEVGPTKLSLRAVSERVGVSSTAAYHHYANRAELIGHLAAQGFRELGKVLVIRDAGSEGVQKLRNASLAYFSFARSNPALYQLMFGPEFAHGDMITALKVAREQAFGELKRIIAEILGLDVQHAEVRRAALAGWSYTHGLASLVIHNVLHFPVGTSDERFVDSTLQGFAHLFKIENRN